A portion of the Bacteroides faecium genome contains these proteins:
- a CDS encoding TerD family protein: MAIRLEKGQRINLEKNNGSKLTSFCVGCNWGVIEVSGGFFGLGKKVTEVDLDLSCVMLNSAGDMCDHIYSPLYKPEFLAHYGMPAGKVDSKEYALHHSGDDLKGDEGGDDGLDNEIITVNLDKINPDVEQIFFFLNNCGKEDFSQIPYAAIRMYEGTPDRVKEVFAQYDVAAEAQYKGKLALIMGKLYKKGGEWKFAAIGDAYEDANLCLTIKRILTNYAK; this comes from the coding sequence ATGGCAATACGTTTGGAAAAAGGTCAGAGAATCAATCTTGAAAAAAATAATGGTTCTAAACTTACTAGTTTCTGTGTGGGATGTAACTGGGGAGTAATTGAAGTAAGCGGTGGGTTCTTTGGATTAGGTAAGAAAGTTACCGAAGTCGATTTGGACTTGAGTTGTGTAATGTTGAATAGTGCAGGAGATATGTGTGATCATATCTATTCTCCTTTATATAAACCGGAATTCTTAGCTCATTATGGCATGCCTGCTGGTAAAGTGGATTCTAAGGAGTACGCTCTTCACCACTCCGGTGATGATTTAAAAGGCGACGAAGGTGGTGATGACGGATTGGACAATGAAATCATCACAGTCAATCTGGATAAAATCAACCCGGATGTTGAGCAAATCTTTTTCTTTCTGAATAATTGTGGAAAAGAAGACTTCTCACAGATTCCTTATGCTGCTATAAGAATGTATGAAGGAACACCTGACAGGGTGAAGGAAGTTTTTGCACAATATGATGTTGCTGCAGAAGCCCAGTATAAGGGAAAACTAGCTTTGATTATGGGTAAGTTATATAAAAAAGGTGGTGAATGGAAATTTGCTGCTATAGGAGACGCGTATGAAGATGCCAATCTTTGCCTGACAATAAAGAGAATCCTAACTAACTACGCAAAATAA